From a single Sulfolobus sp. E5-1-F genomic region:
- the purB gene encoding adenylosuccinate lyase: MRLQYKLINVEHTLQLAMEDSICPLEWRYGSNEMRKLFSREEILKTRIQVEIALLKALSKYGLVKEEDIQKVEKASLTIRPEEVDELESKIGHDVMAMVVLMAERSGDAGRYIHFGATSYDIVDTAYALIFRDAIRLVKKKVIEILEIMISLAIKYKDLVMVGRTHGQHALPITLGFKITNYIYEFSRSLERLNEVERRIVKGKMAGAVGTMAAWGNIGLEIEENVMKILGLRPHEISTQVAPRDAFAELTSDLSILASQCDRFALEVRELMRPEINEINEGVEGRVGSSTMPQKENPVTSEKIGGLAKVLRSLVVASLENIPLWHERDLTNSSSERIIISHEFLIIDEILDSMINLLRNLRINFENIERNLNLTKGQIMAESLMINLTLKGMKRHEAHQYVNKLTSKVRQTGKTLLEVCLEDSLILSYFSKQELENILNPKNYLGSYDKLIERTISYAKGIIKGSEI; the protein is encoded by the coding sequence GTGAGATTACAGTATAAGTTAATAAATGTTGAACATACTTTACAATTAGCCATGGAAGATAGTATATGTCCTTTAGAATGGAGATACGGCAGCAATGAGATGAGAAAGCTTTTTAGCAGAGAAGAAATACTGAAAACGAGAATTCAAGTCGAAATTGCATTACTAAAAGCGTTAAGCAAGTACGGTTTAGTAAAAGAGGAAGACATTCAAAAAGTTGAGAAAGCTTCATTAACAATAAGACCAGAAGAAGTTGATGAACTTGAATCAAAAATCGGTCATGACGTAATGGCTATGGTAGTGTTGATGGCAGAAAGAAGTGGAGATGCTGGGAGATATATTCATTTTGGTGCAACAAGTTATGATATCGTAGATACGGCTTATGCATTAATATTTAGAGACGCAATAAGATTAGTAAAGAAAAAAGTAATAGAAATATTAGAAATAATGATTAGTCTAGCAATTAAGTACAAAGATTTAGTAATGGTAGGGAGAACTCATGGACAGCACGCATTGCCTATAACGTTAGGCTTTAAAATTACTAATTATATCTATGAATTTTCCAGATCATTAGAAAGATTAAATGAAGTTGAGAGAAGAATAGTAAAAGGTAAAATGGCAGGTGCAGTTGGCACAATGGCTGCTTGGGGTAATATAGGGTTAGAAATCGAAGAAAATGTCATGAAAATTTTAGGATTAAGACCTCATGAGATTTCAACTCAAGTTGCTCCACGAGATGCGTTTGCAGAATTAACTTCTGATCTTTCAATTTTAGCATCTCAATGTGATAGATTCGCATTAGAAGTTAGAGAATTAATGAGACCGGAAATAAATGAAATAAACGAAGGTGTAGAAGGTCGTGTAGGAAGTAGCACTATGCCTCAGAAGGAAAACCCCGTTACGTCAGAAAAGATTGGAGGTTTAGCTAAAGTCTTACGCTCTCTTGTTGTAGCGTCATTAGAAAATATTCCATTATGGCATGAAAGAGATCTGACTAACAGTTCGTCAGAGAGGATAATAATATCGCATGAATTTCTAATTATTGACGAAATACTAGATAGTATGATAAATCTCTTAAGGAATCTAAGGATAAATTTTGAGAATATTGAAAGGAATTTGAACTTGACTAAAGGACAAATAATGGCAGAAAGTCTGATGATAAACTTAACCTTAAAAGGTATGAAAAGGCATGAAGCTCATCAATACGTTAACAAACTAACGTCAAAAGTAAGGCAAACTGGAAAAACGTTACTAGAGGTTTGTCTAGAGGATAGTTTAATTCTAAGTTATTTCTCCAAGCAAGAACTTGAGAACATACTTAACCCTAAAAACTACCTAGGATCTTATGATAAACTAATAGAGAGGACTATAAGCTATGCGAAAGGAATAATTAAAGGTTCAGAAATATGA
- a CDS encoding thiamine-phosphate kinase yields the protein MKLKDIGEHEFIKRYIKSYIDIKLLDDVFINDKRGYKVDGFKLSYAFPFMSLYDIGWKAISASTSDIIAKGVKPEFYLISLGLPHDFDVNKAEELISGISDAIHYYGGRYVGGDLNDSDSNGWVDVFVEGEVLCDISDKVIDDGDLLVIGDYIGYTTNVFISYINNFNIQILPESLLKVKHPIIKKSLLFFMKKYCKFIKYSTDISDGLMVSLYKIVDNFNLGINITEIPIDKNVLNSLKLRLNLTELDILKYAGEEFLPLLIIDKNSPVKEILTELQYLAFNPLIIGQVIHGNKLITYKNAVIKNTGWDNFIGWY from the coding sequence GTGAAACTAAAAGATATAGGTGAGCATGAGTTCATCAAGAGATATATTAAGAGTTACATCGACATTAAACTATTAGATGATGTATTCATCAATGATAAAAGAGGATATAAGGTAGATGGATTTAAACTGTCATACGCTTTTCCATTTATGTCACTCTACGATATTGGATGGAAGGCAATTTCAGCCTCTACCAGTGACATTATAGCGAAGGGAGTTAAACCTGAATTCTATTTAATTTCATTGGGCTTACCTCATGACTTCGATGTGAATAAAGCAGAGGAACTTATTAGCGGTATATCTGATGCTATTCATTATTATGGAGGAAGATATGTAGGAGGGGATTTAAATGATTCTGATTCTAATGGCTGGGTTGATGTTTTTGTGGAAGGAGAAGTTTTATGCGATATTAGTGATAAAGTTATTGATGATGGTGATCTTTTAGTAATTGGCGACTATATTGGTTATACCACTAATGTTTTTATTTCTTATATAAACAATTTTAATATACAAATCTTGCCAGAATCGTTACTTAAAGTAAAACATCCCATCATTAAAAAGTCATTACTATTTTTTATGAAAAAATACTGTAAGTTCATTAAATATTCTACTGATATTAGCGACGGTCTTATGGTATCTTTATACAAAATAGTTGATAATTTCAACTTAGGGATAAACATTACCGAAATTCCAATAGATAAAAATGTCTTAAACTCATTAAAGCTTCGCTTGAATTTAACTGAACTTGATATTTTAAAATACGCTGGAGAAGAGTTTTTGCCTTTACTTATTATAGACAAAAATTCCCCAGTGAAGGAAATACTAACTGAACTTCAATATCTAGCGTTTAATCCATTAATTATCGGACAAGTTATTCATGGAAATAAACTAATAACATATAAAAATGCTGTGATTAAAAATACTGGATGGGATAATTTCATCGGCTGGTATTAA